A genome region from Erigeron canadensis isolate Cc75 chromosome 3, C_canadensis_v1, whole genome shotgun sequence includes the following:
- the LOC122591630 gene encoding uncharacterized protein LOC122591630 produces MDDRISGLVKKTLKCQCPFRLIGRLIDDGWRVTVIDDTHNHYATENLESYAYARRLTEDERSFLEDEYHRSTTPRKMLKLLKERFPGNLTRSEDIYNFQKAMRRRRPKNMGTLQCRVHIWRNIDKFSMPSLKGEGKRGHFYGWWKKLYESRTLEEYTKNEKDLKEKMGPRLDKVYKYLQKEWLFPYKEKFMSFWVDQHLNYCNYTTNIVEAEHSLLKSELQGRCTFQRIIQCVNDILLGQDTEIKGQLEESRIYRAGKHNYPCLKDLLCVVSVTALDIMVDEIKRLKNEIGKDLRKCGCKVWISCGLPCACRLAAYRE; encoded by the exons ATGGATGATAGGATAAGCGGGctcgttaaaaagacacttaaatGTCAGTGCCCCTTTAGATTAATCGGCCGTTTGATTGATGATGGTTGGAGGGTAACTGTTATAGACGACACACATAATCACTATGCAACTGAGAATCTGGAGAGTTACGCGTACGCAAGAAGGTTGACTGAAGATGAGAGATCATTTCTGGAAGATGAATATCATCGCAGTACTACACCCCGTAAGATGTTAAAGCTattgaaagaaagatttccaggaaacttgacccgCAGCGAAGACATTTACAATTTCCAAAAAGCTATGCGAAGAAGGCGGCCGAAAAACATGGgaacactccaatgcag AGTGCACATATGGAGGAACATAGACAAATTTAGCATGCCATCGTTAAAAGGGGAAGGGAAAAGGGGGCATTTTTACGGATGGTGGAAAAAACTTTACGAGTCCCGCACACTAGAAGAGTACACCAAGAAcgaaaaagatttaaaagagAAGATGGGTCCCCGTTTAGACA AGGTTTACAAATACCTGCAGAAGGAGTGGCTTTTCCCGTACAAGGAAAAGTTTATGTCCTTTTGGGTCGATCAGCACCTCAACTACTgtaactacactaccaacaTAGTTGAGGCTGAGCATTCACTCCTCAAGTCCGAGTTGCAGGGGAGATGCACATTTCAAAGAATAATTCAATGTGTTAATGATATCCTCCTCGGACAAGATACAGAAATCAAGGGCCAACTGGAGGAAAGCAGGATTTATAGAGCTGGTAAACACAACTACCCATGTTTGAAAGACCTGCTTTGTGTTGTATCTGTGACAGCTCTTGATATAATGGTCGATGAAATTAAacgattaaaaaatgagatCGGTAAAGACTTGAGAAAGTGCGGATGTAAGGTGTGGATTAGTTGTGGCCTTCCATGTGCCTGCCGTCTAGCTGCGTACCGAGAGTAA
- the LOC122591631 gene encoding uncharacterized protein LOC122591631 — protein sequence MESIMKLLVDEMKKQKQVEPAPEPVNPAKELLKMLKIVVGEEADEKARVATVPKSATKSRFCDWVANYAFPDGQKVATIVGTYDGTRDPEDHLAIYDQAVLTEKWLEPVACHLFPGTLQGYALEWFNKLPEKSIKDYQDLKEKFIAQFAQQKKRQRSHLEALLIKQRESEPLRDFITSQQISGFTLALLPGQLQDDLSKRIPLTFKEATDTAFDFIRSKETASLVRGITKKDKSRGGLANEEWSRHGREEHREERLDERQDKRFGPYIQDTQIVNLIKCPREILNTEIVCATFKPLTPMAFKSGKKNMKKYCEFHEDHGHDTNACRQLKWEIKRALDEGKLEHLVAGAKQAKKNFAWQRKVVEEEDDLGEPEGHVYMVHESLTSLL from the exons ATGGAATCCATAATGAAGTTGTTGGTAgatgaaatgaaaaaacaaaagcaaGTCGAGCCTGCTCCTGAACCGGTCAACCCAGCAAAAGAGTTGTTAAAAATGCTAAAGATTGTTGTAGGAGAGGAGGCGGATGAGAAGGCAAGGGTGGCCACAGTGCCAAAGTCTGCAACGAAGTCTAGGTTTTGTGATTGGGTGGCAAATTATGCTTTCCCGGATGGTCAGAAGGTCGCTACCATTGTTGGTACTTATGATGGTACTAGGGATCCGGAAGATCATCTGGCAATCTATGATCAGGCTGTGCTAACAGAAAAGTGGTTGGAACCCGTTGCTTGCCATTTGTTCCCGGGCACCTTACAAGGTTATGCCTTAGAATGGTTCAATAAGCTTCCTGAGAAAAGCATAAAAGACTACCAAGACTTGAAGGAAAAGTTCATAGCTCAGTTTGCTCAGCAAAAGAAGCGTCAAAGAAGTCACTTGGAAGCTCTCCTAATCAAACAAAGAGAAAGCGAGCCACTAAGAGATTTCATCACAAG TCAACAAATCTCAGGCTTCACCTTGGCACTGCTCCCTGGCCAACTCCAGGATGATCTAAGCAAGAGAATCCCATTGACATTTAAAGAAGCTACTGATACGGCGTTCGACTTCATTCGCTCTAAAGAGACTGCCTCGCTAGTAAGAGGTATCACAAAGAAAGATAAGTCCAGAGGAGGATTGGCTAATGAGGAGTGGAGTCGACACGGACGGGAAGAGCATCGGGAGGAACGTCTGGATGAACGTCAGGATAAAAGGTTTGGACCATACATCCAAGATACACAAATTGTTAACTTGATCAAATGCCCTAGAGAAATTTTAAACACTGAGATAGTGTGCGCTACTTTCAAGCCTCTAACCCCAATGGCCTTCAAGTCTGGGAAAAAGAACATGAAAAAATATTGTGAATTCCATGAAGACCATGGACATGACACTAATGCATGTAGACAACTAAAGTGGGAAATCAAGAGGGCATTGGATGAGGGGAAGCTCGAGCACCTAGTCGCAGGAGCTAAGCAAGCAAAGAAGAACTTTGCTTGGCAAAGGAAAGTGGTGGAGGAGGAGGATGATCTAGGAGAGCCTGAAGGCCATGTATACATGGTCCATGAATCTTTAACCTCCCTCCTTTGA